gtgatggagttgaagagAGATGGGTTGACTTTCAGAGCCTGGGAGGATGGTAACCAGCCGGATAGGCTGGTCTCCTTCGCCCAGGCCCCGATACTGGAACCGGGTCATTGTGGTGAGGGAGGTGAGCGGTCGACGTGGTTTGAAGGTATTCAGGCGGCTTAAGCTGAAAGAGGGAAGAGTAATCCAAGGGCAATAGTTGATCCGAAGTCCTGCGCCTCAATCGGGTAGTGTGCAGAATATGGCGCGCTCCAGCCCACATAGAAGAGCAAGACTGTCAGCTGAGTGGTGATGTAGAAAGTATTGTCTGTCTGCTGCCTCGCCCCAATGCGTTTCACACCTCAACACTGACAATAGCATCTTAGCGACACCTAAACATCCTTCACTTGATAGGCATGTGAGAAAAAAGACAATGTGAGTTGTCAAGACTTGTCGCACGCTGTAGTGAGATGAAGATCGATCCCGCCTTGGCAAAGGACTCTTCGACTGAGCTATTCTCTAGGAAGGAGACCCTTGTGGCACCCATAAATACCTAACCCAGAGAATAAGGTTCGCGGGAATGGTATGTGAAACACACTCTCCTTGCCCCGATGCCTGCATAGCCAGCGTGGGTTAGAAAACACACTCAACTCAATATCGGCGACATAGTTCCGATAGAAATAGAAGCACATTCCCAAAACGTCTGCAGGGTCCGTAATCAACTCCATCACTCGTTCACAATAGGTCCAGCAATTACTGCCGAATACGATATCCGACCCCTTGGCACTAATTTAGTGAATGCGGGGGGCGGAGAAGAGCCCTGGACTAAAAAGGCGGATATGAAAATATCCACGAGATATCCGTCAAAGGAAATACAACCTCACTCCACTAATGGCCTTTTCCCCTAGTCATGACCTGTGCCGACACCATCTGCCGGCCTTTTTACCCCAGACACCGTGGATCCCGCGGGGATACAGTTTGTAGATCTTTGCGGGATTTGATCAAACAATGGCAACTTGGCTACGGGGAGCCCGAGGTCACCCCTACCGAGTTTATTAGGTCAGTGTACTTCATCCGCCTATAAGTCTCAGCGTTGGGAACCGTTTCCCCTAATGATCTCTCGCCTATCTGCATCTGTCTTCTCAAACTCTATCGACTGCAAGTCatcaccttggccatggcttggACACCGGCCCTCGTTTCATTCCTCTTACTCACCCTGCCAAGTGTTGGGGCCTCCCCAAGCCAAAGCTCCTCCTACGCCAATGGCTGCGCTGGCTTGAAACAGAGAGTACAACTCCCCAATGCGACGGTTCACCTCTctgaggttgtcaaggccgGCACAAATTTGACCTTTCCCAACTACGACCCGACTTGCACTCTCACGTCTCAGGTTGTCAAGTCCGACATCTGCCGCCTCTCATTCGACGTTGCCACCAGCTCTGATAGCAGTGTTCGCTTTGAGGCTTGGCTTCCTTTGGACTGGAGTGGTCGATTCTTGGGTGTTGGGAACGGAGGATTGGGAGGCTGCTTCAAGTATGATGATCTCAACTACGGCTCCTCACATGGCTTCGCGACCATTGGCACAAACAACGGCCATGACGGAAATCAAGGGAAGCCTTTCTACAAGCATCCAGGCGTTGTCGAAGATTACGCATATCGTGCCATTCACCTAGAGGCAGTCCTCGGCAAGAAGATCGTTCAGACATTTTACGGCACTCGACATAAGAAGTCCTACTACCTGGGCTGCTCGACAGGCGGAAGACAAGGCTTTAAGGAGGCTCAAGAGTTCCCCGAAGACTTCGATGGCATCGTTGCAGGCGCGCCTGCTTTTGACATGACGGCTCTATTTTTCTGGACTGGCTATCTTCCCAAGGTCCTTGGAAAGCCAGGATCTCCAAGTTACCTTGGCGCCGCTGAGTGGAACGCTGTCTACAATGATATTCTCGAACAGTGTGATGAGCTAGACGGTGTCAAAGACGGTGTCATCGAGGACCCTGATCTCTGCCAATACCGACCCGAAGCCCTCATCTGTGGAAAACGCAAGGGCAAGACCTGTCTAACGGGCGCgcaagctgctgctgtcagGGATGTTCTGTCACCTGCCTATGGCCCAGAGGGAGAGCTGGTTTACCCAAGACTTCAGCCTGGCAGTAACGTTACCGACCGATTGGTGTCTAACCAGCCGTTTGGCTACCTTCTCGACTGGATGCGTTATGTTGTCAGGGAGGACCCCTCGTGGGATCCCTGGACTTTCAACGTCAATGACTGGGTTCAGCTGTCCGGAAGGGACGACTACGGTGTCAAGACCTGGAACGGTGACCTGAGTCGAGTTCGCGACCGAGGAGCCAAGATCATTCACTTCCACGGCCTTCAAGATCCTCTCATCAGCAGCGACAACTCGGCTCGGTACTACGATCACGTTAGTCGAACGATGGAGCTGTCATCTAAGGAACTAGACGAGTTTTACCGGTATTTCCGCATCTCCGGCATGGCTcactgccgaggaggaactgGAGCCAACAAGATTGGAAACAACTTGGATACGCTCGATAAGTATGAGCCAGAGAGCAACGTACTGGCAGCCATTGTCAACTGggttgagaagggcaaggcacCAGAGTCTGTTTTGGGTACGCAGTATGCGTTGACGGGGagcaaggagaaggttgCCTCGAGAAGACACTGTCGATGGCCACGACGCAATGTGTATATTGGAGGTGATTCGACGTCTCCCAAGAGCTGGCGATGTGAGTAAGTGTTGGTCTACGAGTGTGCAGAGTTGGAGCTGGTTGGGCCTATAAGGTTGGCCAAGCATTGTTGATAGTTGGAGATGCTCTTACGAGACACGTATATACATTTCAATGACACCACGTATATTATCGAACGTCAGCCAAAGAAACATGTGCCTGCAACAATGTGACCTTTGCCGATATCTTTCTTCAGTCGCTCTCTAGAAGGCAACCGCCGAGACATAGTAAACTCTACCACCTATGCCACACTTGTCGTCATACGTCGACTTATTCGTCTAGACTATACCCTCGAATCTCACAAAATCCTCTCGAGGATCATAATCCCCCCAAGACTCCTCCCACTGGCGTATAAGCAACTCAGCACCTCCAGTCCTTTCCAGCGTCGCCTCATCCCAGAACACATAACCCCAGCCTCGCATTTCATCTGGGATATGCAAGCCGTAGACATTACTATATGTATCTCCCCAAATCATCGTCCAAGCTCGCGGTGGCCTATCCAGCTCGTCTCGAACAAACACCAACGGGACTCTATCAGCTTCCATTTGATCCCTCTCAGATGGTTGTTCCTGCCGCCGTATGATCTGCTGCGTTTCGCCAAATATTCCAACCATGCCATTAATCGGGATATATGAGCTTCGGATTCGCTTTTGCATAGTCGATACGAGATGCTCATGCTCTTTGATTTGAAAGAGAACCGTGTGCAAAAATGTGAGGCCGCGTATGGCTGTCCCTTCTAGCAAATTATCACGCACAACTATTGTAATGTCAATATCGATGCATCATTAGGGCCATTAAATTGCGGTTTATGCGCGACTTACAGCCACTGTCCAGGTCGAAAGCGCCGTCCGGTGTCGGAGGCCGACCTTGGTCGTCGAACTTTGGGTTGTCAGGGTGCAGGTCCCAGTAAATGTTGGTGAAGACTTTGTCGTAAACGTCGAGGACAAGCTGGTAGAAAGCGAAaagctcctcaatctcccatggctcgatgatgttgaggagggcCAGCAGGTTTTCTTCCGCAGACGAGCTTAAAGTCCTCTCGGGACTGGTGAGTTG
This region of Fusarium keratoplasticum isolate Fu6.1 chromosome 7, whole genome shotgun sequence genomic DNA includes:
- a CDS encoding Carboxylic ester hydrolase — its product is MAWTPALVSFLLLTLPSVGASPSQSSSYANGCAGLKQRVQLPNATVHLSEVVKAGTNLTFPNYDPTCTLTSQVVKSDICRLSFDVATSSDSSVRFEAWLPLDWSGRFLGVGNGGLGGCFKYDDLNYGSSHGFATIGTNNGHDGNQGKPFYKHPGVVEDYAYRAIHLEAVLGKKIVQTFYGTRHKKSYYLGCSTGGRQGFKEAQEFPEDFDGIVAGAPAFDMTALFFWTGYLPKVLGKPGSPSYLGAAEWNAVYNDILEQCDELDGVKDGVIEDPDLCQYRPEALICGKRKGKTCLTGAQAAAVRDVLSPAYGPEGELVYPRLQPGSNVTDRLVSNQPFGYLLDWMRYVVREDPSWDPWTFNVNDWVQLSGRDDYGVKTWNGDLSRVRDRGAKIIHFHGLQDPLISSDNSARYYDHVSRTMELSSKELDEFYRYFRISGMAHCRGGTGANKIGNNLDTLDKYEPESNVLAAIVNWVEKGKAPESVLGTQYALTGSKEKVASRRHCRWPRRNVYIGGDSTSPKSWRCE